Proteins from one Salmo salar chromosome ssa07, Ssal_v3.1, whole genome shotgun sequence genomic window:
- the LOC106609100 gene encoding cyclin-dependent kinase inhibitor 1B yields MCNNMSNVSLSNGSPTLERVDPRPTDHTKPPIRRNLFGSVDHDEFRRECLVQMKEMEKASIDKWNYDFLNDKPLSQGDYKWEPMKSSDLPDFYSRPPHKRVWSSGNVDHNGNHDYRVRPSCPTNGAELSEETEKSERQTHCHHSHNRARKRPVNPEPQSTGKKSHSSEEDEVVSKSVEQTPSKNDSRTHEH; encoded by the exons ATGTGCAACAACATGTCAAATGTTAGTCTTTCGAATGGGAGTCCGACGTTGGAAAGGGTGGATCCGCGTCCGACGGATCACACGAAGCCCCCGATTCGCAGAAATCTTTTCGGATCGGTAGATCACGACGAATTTAGGAGGGAGTGTTTGGTTCAAATGAAAGAGATGGAGAAGGCTTCTATTGACAAATGGAATTATGATTTCCTGAACGACAAGCCCCTTTCCCAGGGAGATTATAAATGGGAACCCATGAAAAGCAGTGACCTGCCTGACTTTTACAGCAGACCGCCTCACAAGCGAGTCTGGTCCTCTGGAAATGTGGACCATAACGGGAATCATGATTACCGAGTCCGACCGAGCTGTCCTACGAACGGGGCTGAGCTATCCGAGGAGACTGAGAAGAGCGAGAGGCAGACGCATTGTCACCACTCTCACAACCGGGCAAGGAAAAGACCTGTAAATCCAG AACCCCAAAGTACTGGTAAAAAGTCACATTCCAGTGAAGAGGATGAAGTTGTGTCAAAGTCAGTAGAGCAGACACCCAGCAAAAACGATTCCAGGACACATGAACACTAA